The Streptomyces sp. B3I8 nucleotide sequence AGTATTCGACGTTTCCCGAGGGCCCGGGCAGCGGACTGGCGGTCACCCCGTTCACCCCGAGTCCGATGTCCCACGCCCGCCCGGCCACCTGGCGCACGGCCTCCGCGCGCAGCTCGGGGCTGCGCACGACTCCGCCGCTGCCGAGCCGTTCCTTACCCACCTCGAACTGGGGCTTGACCATCATCACCAGGTCGGCGTCCGGCTTCGCGCACCGCGCCAGGGCGGGCAGTACCAGTCCGAGCGGGATGAAGGACAGGTCCCCCACCACAAGATCCACAGGCTCCCCATCGATCGCTTCGAGCGTCAACTCGCGTACGTTCGTACGGTCCTTGACGGTGACGCGTTCATCGCTCCGCAGAGTCCAGGCGAGTTGTCCGTATCCGACGTCCACGGCGACCACGTGCGCGGCGCCCGCGCGCAGCAGCACGTCGGTGAAGCCGCCGGTGGAGGCGCCGGCGTCGAGCGCCCGCCGGCCCCGTACGACGAGCCCGCGCGGGACGAACGCGTCCAGCGCGCCGGCGAGCTTGTGGCCGCCCCGGGAGACGTAGCCGGGGTCGCCGTCGTCCTCGGCCACGAGGATCGCCGCGGCGGCCTCGACCTGGGTGGCCGGTTTGGTCGCGACGGCCTTGCCGACCGTGACCCGCCCGGCCGCGATGAGCTGGCTCGCGTGCTCCCGCGAGCGCGCCAGCTTCCGCCGTACCAGTTCGGCGTCCAGTCGGCGGCGTGTCACTCCTGCCACGTGTCCCTCAGCTCCTGATCCCGTGTCCGTGCGTCGGTGGGGGCGGCGGAGGTCCCGGACGGGAGTCGAGCGCGGTCAGCGCGTCGCGCAGCCCTCGGTGTACATCCTCGTACACCTGGAGGTGGCCGTCGGTGGCGAGGTGGTCGGCGTCGGCCAGCCGGTCGAGGTGCGCGTCGACGCCGGGGTTGCCGGTGGGGGTGCGGGGCACCTGCAGCGGGGCGGGCGCCGCGGGTTCGCCGTCGTCCTGAGCGCCTTCGGCGCCTCGGTCTTCCTCCGCGGCCTGGAAGCGCTCGCCCGGGGCCTCCGGCTCAGGTACTGCGTCGTTCATGCCCCGACGCTACCGCGTGGCCCTGGGGTACCGTCGATGCCGATGGCGACGATCGAGGAGTGCCGCAGGGCACTGGACAGGTTCTCCGAGACCCTCGCGCGCGCCGAGGGGGACGCGGCGGCGGCCGCCGCCCTGGACCGTTCGCTGAGCTGCCGCATCACCGACCTGGACGTCACCTTCGTCGGCCGGCTGCGGGGCGGCCGGGTCGAGGTGCGCGACACCGTGCGCGGGCTGCCGCCCGAGAGGGCCGAGATACGGCTGGCCATGACCGGGGAGGACCTGGTGTCCCTGGTCGACGGCGAGCTGCACTTCGCCCGGGCCTGGGGCTCGGGCCGGGTGCGGCTGGAGGCGGGGCTGCGGGACCTGTTCCGGCTCAGGAAGCTCCTGTAGCCGACTCGGAGACCTCGGCCCCTCCGCGGGCCCCGGCACCGGCCGTCTCCGGCGTCTTGTCCGCCTTGTCCGCCGTCCCGCGTGCGCGGGCCCTGCGGGCGGCCGGCACCACCAGTGGGGTCCCCGTCTCCGGGTCGTCGACGACCTGGCAGCGCAGCCCGAAGACCTCCTCGACCAGCTCGGCCGTGACGATCTCCTTGGGCGCTCCCTCGGCCACCACCCGCCCCTCCCGCAGCGCCACGAGATGGGTGGCGTAGCGGGCCGCGTGGTTGAGGTCGTGCAGGACGGCGACGAGCGTGCGCCCCTGCTCCTCGTGCAGGTCGGCGCAGAGGTCGAGGACGTCGATCTGGTGCTGGATGTCGAGGTAGGTGGTCGGCTCGTCGAGGAGCAGCAGCGGGGTCTGCTGGGCGAGCGCCATGGCGATCCACACCCGCTGCCGCTGCCCGCCGGACAGTTCGTCGACGTAGCGGTCGGCGAGGTCGCCGATCCCGGTGCGCGCCATCGACTCCCGTACCACCCGCTCGTCCTCGGCCGACCACTGCCGCAGCAGTCCCTGGTGCGGGTAGCGGCCGCGACCGACCAGGTCGCCGACGGTGATGCCGTCCGGCGCGATCGACGACTGCGGCAGCAGTCCGAGGGTGCGGGCGACCTTCTTCGCCGGCATCGACTGGATGACCTGCCCGTCCAGCAGCACCCGGCCCTCGTTCGGCCGCAGCATCCGCGACAGCGCGCGCAGCAGCGTGGACTTGCCGCAGGCGTTGGGGCCGACGATCACGGTGAACGAGTTGTCGGGTATCTCCACCGACAGCCGCTCGGCGATCACGCGCTGGTCGTAGGCGAGGGTGACGTTGTCGGCGGACAGGCGGTTCACGGTGCTCCTTCGGACGTTCCGGTGCCGCGGGGCCGGGTGTTCTGGTTCGCCGGGCCGCGAGTGCTCGTTCGCCGGGCCGCTCATATCCGGCCCGCCCTGCGCTCGGTGACCAGCAGCCACAGCAGATACGCCCCGCCGAGCACCCCGGTGACCACGCCGACGGGAAGCTGGTCGGCGCCGAAGGCCCGCTGCGAGACCAGGTCGGCCACGATCAGCAGGGTGGCGCCCATGCACATGGCGGGCACCAGGTTGGGCCCGGGCGAGCGGGTCAGCCGCCGGGCGAGCTGCGGCGCGGTCAGCGCGACGAACCCGACCGGCCCGACGGCGGCGGTGGCACCGGCGGTGAGCAGCACCGCGGACACCATCAGCACCATCCGTACGCGCTCCACGCGCACCCCGAGCGCGTACGACAGGTCGTCACCCATCTCGGTCATCAGCAGTCCGCGCGCGTTGACGAGGACGAGCGGCACGAGGACCGCACACAGCACGAGCAACGGCCACACCTGCGTCCAGTCGCGGCCGTTGAGGGACCCGGTCATCCACACCACCGCGCGGGCGGCGTCGACGATGTCGGCCTTGGTGAGCAGATAGCCGTTGACCGCGGTGACCATCGCGGAGACGCCGATGCCGACCAGGACCAGCCGGTAGCCGTGCACGCCCCGCCGCCAGGCGAGCAGGTAGAGGGCGAACCCGGTGACCAGTCCGCCGGCCAGCGCGCCGAGCGTGACGGCGGTGGCGCTGCCGGAGAACAGCACGATCACCACCAGCGCGCCGGCCGTCGCGCCCTGCCCGAGCCCGAGCACGTCCGGACTGCCGAGCGGATTGCGCGAGATCGACTGGAACAGCGCCCCGCCGAGCCCCAGCGCGGCCCCCACGAGGAGGCCGACGAGGACGCGCGGCAGCCGCAGGTCGCGGACGATGTACTCCTGGATCCGCGTCCCGTGGCCGGTCAGCGTCCGGACCACGTCGGTGGCGGAGACCGGGAAATCGCCGGTGCCGATCAGCGCGACGCTCGCGGCGAGCGCGACGAGCACCAGCAGGACGACGACGGTGACCGCGCGGGCGTCCACCCTGAGGGAGAGCCCGCCGCGGGTGCGCACCGCCCGGATGTGTGTGGCCTTCACAGTTGTGTCGTCCTCCTGCGCCGGACGAGGAAGATGAACACCGGACCGCCGAGGATCGCGGTGACGATGCCGACCTGCAGTTCGGCGGGCCGGGCGACCATCCGCCCGATCACGTCGGCGCCGAGGAGCAGCACCGGGGACAGCACGGTCGCGTACGGCAGGATCCAGCGCAGATCCGGGCCGGTGAAGGACCGTACGAGGTGCGGGACCATCAGCCCGACGAACACGATGGGGCCGCAGGCGGCGGTGGCCGCGCCGCACAGCATGGTGGCGGCGAGCATGGACAGCGCGCGGGTGCGGTTGAGGTGGGCGCCGAGCGCGCGGGCGGTGTCGTCGCCCATGGCCACCGCGTTCAGCGGCCGGGCCAGCCCCAGCGCGAGCAGGCTGCCCACCACCATGAACGGGGCGACCTGGACGATCGTGGAATGCGTCGCGGAGGCCAGCGAGCCGACCGTCCAGAACCGCATCCTGCCCAGCGCCGCGTCGTCCATGATCATGACGGCCTGGAGGTAGCCGTAGAGGGCCGCGCTGATCGCGGTGCCGGCCAGCGCGAGCCGTACGGGGGTGGCGCCCCGGCTGCCGCCGAGGAACCACACCAGGGCGCCGACCGCGGCGGCCCCGAAGAAGGCGAACCACACGTAGCCGTTCAGCGAGGTGACGCCGAAATAGGTGATGGCGGTGACGACCGCCGCGGAGGCGCCCGCGTTGATGCCGAGGATGCCGGGGTCGGCGAGCGGGTTCCGGGTGAGCGCCTGCAGCACGGCCCCGGCGAGCCCGAGCGCGGCCCCGGCGAGCAGCCCGAGCAGCGTGCGCCACACCCGCTCGTCGACGACCACGTCGGCGTACGTGCCCGTGTCGTGGAACAGCCCGTGCCAGACCTGGTCCAGGGGCAGCTCCTTGGCCCCGATCGCGATACTCGCGAGCGCGACCCCCGCCAGCACCACCAGGGACAGGAGCAACCCGACGGCACGCGCCGCCGCCCGCCGCCCCG carries:
- a CDS encoding TlyA family RNA methyltransferase; the protein is MAGVTRRRLDAELVRRKLARSREHASQLIAAGRVTVGKAVATKPATQVEAAAAILVAEDDGDPGYVSRGGHKLAGALDAFVPRGLVVRGRRALDAGASTGGFTDVLLRAGAAHVVAVDVGYGQLAWTLRSDERVTVKDRTNVRELTLEAIDGEPVDLVVGDLSFIPLGLVLPALARCAKPDADLVMMVKPQFEVGKERLGSGGVVRSPELRAEAVRQVAGRAWDIGLGVNGVTASPLPGPSGNVEYFLWLRAGAPAPDPADIDRAVAEGPR
- a CDS encoding sterol-binding protein gives rise to the protein MATIEECRRALDRFSETLARAEGDAAAAAALDRSLSCRITDLDVTFVGRLRGGRVEVRDTVRGLPPERAEIRLAMTGEDLVSLVDGELHFARAWGSGRVRLEAGLRDLFRLRKLL
- a CDS encoding ABC transporter ATP-binding protein; amino-acid sequence: MSGPANEHSRPGEPEHPAPRHRNVRRSTVNRLSADNVTLAYDQRVIAERLSVEIPDNSFTVIVGPNACGKSTLLRALSRMLRPNEGRVLLDGQVIQSMPAKKVARTLGLLPQSSIAPDGITVGDLVGRGRYPHQGLLRQWSAEDERVVRESMARTGIGDLADRYVDELSGGQRQRVWIAMALAQQTPLLLLDEPTTYLDIQHQIDVLDLCADLHEEQGRTLVAVLHDLNHAARYATHLVALREGRVVAEGAPKEIVTAELVEEVFGLRCQVVDDPETGTPLVVPAARRARARGTADKADKTPETAGAGARGGAEVSESATGAS
- a CDS encoding iron chelate uptake ABC transporter family permease subunit; this encodes MKATHIRAVRTRGGLSLRVDARAVTVVVLLVLVALAASVALIGTGDFPVSATDVVRTLTGHGTRIQEYIVRDLRLPRVLVGLLVGAALGLGGALFQSISRNPLGSPDVLGLGQGATAGALVVIVLFSGSATAVTLGALAGGLVTGFALYLLAWRRGVHGYRLVLVGIGVSAMVTAVNGYLLTKADIVDAARAVVWMTGSLNGRDWTQVWPLLVLCAVLVPLVLVNARGLLMTEMGDDLSYALGVRVERVRMVLMVSAVLLTAGATAAVGPVGFVALTAPQLARRLTRSPGPNLVPAMCMGATLLIVADLVSQRAFGADQLPVGVVTGVLGGAYLLWLLVTERRAGRI
- a CDS encoding iron ABC transporter permease, with the translated sequence MLVDSVPETRAVSASAPPGRRAAARAVGLLLSLVVLAGVALASIAIGAKELPLDQVWHGLFHDTGTYADVVVDERVWRTLLGLLAGAALGLAGAVLQALTRNPLADPGILGINAGASAAVVTAITYFGVTSLNGYVWFAFFGAAAVGALVWFLGGSRGATPVRLALAGTAISAALYGYLQAVMIMDDAALGRMRFWTVGSLASATHSTIVQVAPFMVVGSLLALGLARPLNAVAMGDDTARALGAHLNRTRALSMLAATMLCGAATAACGPIVFVGLMVPHLVRSFTGPDLRWILPYATVLSPVLLLGADVIGRMVARPAELQVGIVTAILGGPVFIFLVRRRRTTQL